A region of Salvelinus sp. IW2-2015 unplaced genomic scaffold, ASM291031v2 Un_scaffold1591, whole genome shotgun sequence DNA encodes the following proteins:
- the LOC112071344 gene encoding DNA repair and recombination protein RAD54B-like, whose translation MWCKASGRKHKRWQGDAVLVTQGRTATLKDMEGKDIGKGSGYKVSELASLGEGETLMIGAKQVEVMGLISELDYNKGRCFLDVHVEKEEPKISAPPPSRRPASKPFCRPTLLGGETDRGVAKPQEEGPCKPRHDPLAPGAIVMPRPSTNHQWAYNKAGLPLVDVVVDPYLTAHLRPHQRDGLLLLYECVMGMRATCRYGAILADEMGLGKTLQSVALTWTLLKQGPYGGKPVAKLVLVVAPGSLVQNWGGGRSLRSGLAVRGSTSTLLT comes from the exons ATGTGGTGTAAGGCCAGTGGGAGGAAACACAAACGCTGGCAGGGAGACGCTGTCCTGGTGACACAAGGGCGCACTGCCACGCTTAAAGACATGGAGGGCAAGGACATCGGCAAGG GTAGTGGCTATAAGGTATCAGAGCTGGCATCGCTGGGTGAAGGAGAGACCTTGATGATAGGAGCTAAACAGGTGGAGGTGATGGGACTCATATCAGAGCTGGACTACAATAAGGGCCGCTGTTTCCTTGACGTCCATGTGGAGAAGGAGGAGCCTAAGATATCAGCTCCTCCCCCCTCACGACGCCCAGCTTCCAAACCGTTCTGCCGTCCYACGCTATTGGGCGGAGAGACTGATAGGGGAGTGGCCAAGCCTCAGGAGGAGGGGCCCTGTAAACCACGCCATGACCCTCTAGCACCAG GAGCCATTGTCATGCCCCGGCCCTCAACCAATCACCAGTGGGCGTATAACAAGGCAGGCCTCCCACTGGTGGATGTGGTGGTTGACCCCTACTTGACCGCTCACCTCCGACCCCACCAGCGAGACGGCCTGCTGTTRCTCTACGAGTGTGTCATGGGGATGAG ggctacATGTAGGTACGGTGCTATCCTGGCAGATGAGATGGGTCTGGGTAAGACCCTCCAGAGCGTGGCTTTGACGTGGACGCTGCTAAAGCAGGGCCCATACGGCGGGAAGCCGGTTGCTAAGCTTGTGCTGGTGGTTGCCCCCGGCAGCCTGGTGCAGAACTGGGGTGGGGGGCGGAGTTTAAGAAGTGGCTTGGCAGTGAGAGGATCAACGTCTACACTGTTAACCAG